The Malus domestica chromosome 06, GDT2T_hap1 genome has a segment encoding these proteins:
- the LOC103428176 gene encoding uncharacterized protein: protein MEGFEVEWKKQAQQWWSQSLHYVHRIPPQQIYAAMAVLLFTTFLLLLVRLFKRPKANTILVTGLSGSGKTVLFYQLQDGSFHQGTVTSMEPNEGTFVLHSEKSKNGKLNPIHVIDVPGHSRLRAKLDDFLPQAAGIVFVVDAVEFLPNCRAASEYLYDILTKASVVRKKIPVLILCNKTDKVTAHSKEFIRKQLEKEIDKLRASRSAVSTADITNEFTLGAPGERFAFLQCQNKVTVGEASGLGGEISQVEQFIRDNVKS from the exons ATGGAAGGATTTGAAGTGGAATGGAAGAAACAGGCACAGCAATGGTGGTCTCAATCCCTTCACTACGTTCATCGCATTCCGCCTCAACAGATTTATGCCGCCATGGCCGTACTGCTATTCACCACGTTTTTGCTCTTACTgg TTAGGTTGTTTAAGCGCCCAAAAGCTAATACGATACTAGTGACTGGGCTTAGCGGCAGTGGCAAGACTGTGCTTTTCTATCAA CTTCAGGATGGCTCTTTTCATCAAGGTACTGTCACATCTATGGAACCAAATGAGGGAACTTTTGTGCTTCATTCTGAAAAATCAAAG AATGGAAAGCTAAATCCTATTCATGTTATTGATGTTCCCGGGCATTCTCGCCTTAGAGCCAAACTAGATGATTTCCTCCCTCAAGCTGCTGGTATAGTGTTTGTGGTTGATGCTGTGGAATTCTTACCAAATTGCCGTGCTGCTTCAGA GTACCTGTATGATATTTTGACCAAGGCGAGTGTGGTGAGGAAGAAAATTCCAGTTCTTATTCTCTGCAATAAGACAGACAAAGTGACTGCACATAGCAAGGAATTTATTCGAAAACAATTGGAGAAGGAAAT TGACAAATTACGAGCATCAAGAAGTGCAGTATCAACAGCTGATATTACAAATGAGTTTACACTCGGAGCACCTGGAGAACGATTTGCATTTTTGCAGTGTCAAAACAAAGTTACAGTTGGAGAAGCTTCTGGCCTTGGTGGTGAAATTTCCCAGGTGGAGCAATTTATCAGAGATAACGTAAAGTCGTAG